A part of Biomphalaria glabrata chromosome 3, xgBioGlab47.1, whole genome shotgun sequence genomic DNA contains:
- the LOC106057056 gene encoding exportin-1-like translates to MRMKMATLTEQAEKLLDFSQKLDIQLLDSIVACMYTADGQQQRMAQEILTTLKEHPDAWTRVDTILEFSNNQQTKYYALQILENVIKTRWKVLPRAQCEGIKKYIVGLIIKTSSDALLLEKEKVYVGKLNMILVQILKYEWPRNWPTFISDIIGASKTNESLCQNNMAILKLLSEEVFDFSSGQMTQAKAKHLKDTMCSEFSQIFQLCQFVMDNSQNAPLVGATLETLLRFLNWIPLGYIFETKLITTLIYKFLNVPMFRNITMKCLTEIAGVQASQSYDEQFLQLFTLGMAQLKQMLPLETNIKEAYQGGTDDEQNFIQNLSLFLCTFLKEHAQLIEKKPELHILLMEALHYLILISHVEEVEIFKICLEYWSSLASELYRENPFADTAPTLIFAQMRSPNQEMPARRQLYNPVLSKVRLVMISRMAKPEEVLVVENDQGEVVREFMKDTDSINLYKNMRETLVYLTHLDYTDTENIMTEKLHNQVNGTEWSWKNLNTICWAIGSISGAMHEDDEKRFLVTVIKDLLGLCEQKRGKDNKAIIASNIMYVVGQYPRFLRAHWRFLKTVVNKLFEFMHETHDGVQDMACDTFIKIAQKCRRHFVQVQVGEVMPFIEEILNGINTIICDLQPQQVHTFYEAVGLMIGAQVDQVAQEHLIERYMLLPNQVWDGIINQATHNVQVLKDPEAVKQLANILKTNVRACKALGHPYVVQLGRIYLDMLNVYKVMSENISSAIATNGESVTKQPLIRSMRTVKKETLKLISGWVNRSTDPQMVAENFILPLLEAVLLDYQRNVPAAREPEVLSTMATIVNSLKSHITKDIPQIFDAVFECTLTMINKDFEEFPEHRTNFFLLLQAVTQHSFQALLNIPPAQFKLVLDSIIWAFKHTMRNVADTGLDILYVLLQNISREEGTAQSFYQTYFTDILQHLFSVITDSSHTAGLTMQATILAYMFNLLEHNKILVPLSPTVPAAAQNVVYVQEFLLSLLKTAFPHLNEQQIKIFIEGLFSFDQECNALKEHLRDFLVQIREFAGEDLDDLFLEERENAIRHAQDEKRKQQLAVPGIVGPHEVPEEMQD, encoded by the exons ATGAGAATGAAAATGGCGACACTAACAGAACAAGCAGAAAAGTTGCTAGATTTTTCCCAGAAACTAGACATACAATTATTAGATTCTATAGTGGCATGCATGTATACAGCTGATGGACAACAG CAAAGAATGGCTCAGGAAATTTTAACCACTCTCAAAGAGCATCCAGATGCTTGGACAAGAGTTGATACTATTCTGGAATTTTCAAACAATCAACAAACTAAATATTATGCCTTACAAATCCTGGAAAATGTTATCAAAACAAGGTGGAAGGTGTTACCTCGAGCTCAGTGTGAAG GTATAAAGAAATACATTGTTGGTTTGATCATCAAAACCTCATCAGATGCATTACttttggaaaaagaaaaagtttatgtTGGAAAGCTGAATATGATCTTAGTACAG ATACTGAAATATGAATGGCCTCGTAATTGGCCCACCTTTATTAGTGATATTATTGGTGCAAGCAAAACCAATGAATCACTCTGTCAAAATAACATGGCGATACTTAAATTacttag tgaagaGGTGTTTGATTTCTCAAGCGGGCAAATGACTCAAGCTAAAGCCAAGCACTTGAAAGACACTATGTGCAGTGAATTTTCACAAATCTTTCAACTGTGTCAGTTTGTTATG gacaacaGCCAAAATGCTCCTCTTGTTGGTGCAACACTAGAGACACTGCTGCGATTTCTGAATTGGATACCCTTGGGGTATATCTTTGAAACAAAGCTCATTACAACTCTGATTTACAAA tttcttaatgtgcCGATGTTTAGAAATATTACTATGAAGTGTTTAACAGAAATTG ctggtgTCCAGGCATCACAGAGCTATGATGAACAATTTTTGCAACTGTTCACTTTAGGCATGGCTCAATTAAAACAG ATGCTTCCTTTGGAAACGAATATTAAAGAAGCCTATCAAGGTGGCACTGATGATGAACAAAATTTCATTCAGAATCTTAGTTTGTTTTTGTGCACCTTCCTAAAAGAACATGCTCAGCTTATTGAGAAAAAGCCAGAACTTCACATTCTCCTTATGGAG GCCCTTCACTATCTGATCCTCATTTCACATGTTGAAGAAGTTGAGATCTTTAAGATATGCCTAGAGTACTGGAGCTCTCTTGCCTCAGAACTTTACAGGGAAAATCCATTTGCAGACACTGCACCAACACTGATTTTTGCCCAGATGCGTTCACCAAACCAGGAGATGCCTGCTAGGCGTCAACTTTACAACCCTGTTCTTTCAAAG GTTCGTTTGGTTATGATTTCTCGCATGGCTAAACCAGAGGAAGTGCTTGTTGTAGAAAATGACCAAGGTGAAGTAGTCAGAGAATTTATGAAAGATACAGACTCCATTAATTTGTATAAGAACATGAGAGAAACCTTAG tatactTGACTCATTTGGATTATACAGACACTGAAAATATTATGACTGAAAAATTGCACAATCAAGTCAATGGAACAGAGTGGTCATGGAAAAATTTAAACACT ataTGCTGGGCCATAGGCTCTATAAGTGGTGCTATGCATGAAGATGATGAAAAGAGATTTCTGGTGACTGTCATAAAG gattTGTTGGGCCTCTGTGAGCAGAAACGTGGCAAAGATAATAAAGCAATCATAGCTTCCAACATAATGTATGTTGTTGGTCAGTATCCTAGATTTCTCAGGGCACACTGGAGGTTTTTAAAAACGGTTGTCAACAAACTGTTTGAATTTATGCATG AAACACATGATGGTGTTCAAGATATGGCATGTGATACTTTTATCAAAATTGCCCAGAAGTGTAGACGACACTTTGTTCAAGTCCAAGTAGGAGAAGTCATGCCGTTTATTGAGGAAATACTCAATGGGATTAACACTATCATTTGTGATCTTCAACCGCAACAG GTGCACACATTTTATGAAGCTGTTGGTTTGATGATTGGTGCCCAAGTGGACCAAGTTGCCCAAGAACATCTTATAGAACGTTACATGCTTCTGCCTAATCAG GTCTGGGATGGTATAATTAATCAAGCAACACACAATGTTCAGGTGCTAAAAGACCCAGAAGCTGTAAAACAGTTGGCTAATATTCTGAAGACTAATGTACGAGCATGTAAAGCTTTAGGGCATCCTTATGTTGTTCAGTTGGGCCGAATTTACCTTGATATGTTGAATGTGTATAAA GTCATGAGTGAAAATATTAGTAGTGCAATTGCAACCAATGGTGAAAGTGTAACTAAACAACCACTGATCAGGTCTATGAGAACTGTGAAAAAAGAGACCTTAAAACTTATCTCTGGGTGGGTCAATCGCTCAACGGATCCTCAAATG gTGGCTGAGAATTTCATATTGCCTTTACTAGAAGCTGTTTTATTGGATTATCAGCGAAATGTTCCAGCAGCAAGAGAGCCTGAAGTTCTAAGCACAATGGCTACTATTGTCAATAGCTTGAAG tctcacATTACTAAAGACATCCCTCAGATATTTGATGCAGTATTTGAATGCACTTTAACTATGATTAACaag gatTTTGAAGAATTTCCAGAGCATCGAACAAACTTTTTCTTGCTTTTACAAGCAGTTACTCAGCATAGTTTCCAAG CTTTGCTAAATATCCCTCCAGCCCAGTTCAAACTTGTTCTTGATTCCATAATTTGGGCTTTTAAACACACTATGCGCAATGTTGCAGACACTGGATTAGACATATTGTATGTCTTGCTTCAGAATATTTCTAGAGAAGAAGGCACTGCACAGAGCTTCTATCAAACCTATTTCACTGATATCCTTCAGCACTTGTTCTCAGTGATTACAGATAGTTCTCACACTGCAG GTCTCACGATGCAAGCAACTATATTAGCCTACATGTTCAATTTATTGGAACACAATAAGATTTTAGTTCCACTCAGTCCAACAGTCCCTGCAGCAGCACAGAATGTTGTTTATGTGCAGGAGTTTCTTCTATCATTACTGAAGACTGCGTTCCCTCATCTCAATGA ACAACAGATCAAGATATTTATTGAAGGCTTATTTAGCTTTGACCAAGAATGTAATGCCTTGAAGGAACACTTAAGAGATTTCTTAGTTCAAATTCGA GAATTTGCTGGTGAGGATTTGGATGACCTGTTcttagaagaaagagaaaatgcaATTCGGCACGCTCAAGATGAAAAACGCAAGCAGCAGCTGGCTGTTCCTGGCATAGTTGGACCCCATGAAGTCCCAGAAGAAATGCAggattaa